Proteins encoded by one window of Xiphophorus couchianus chromosome 13, X_couchianus-1.0, whole genome shotgun sequence:
- the irx1b gene encoding iroquois-class homeodomain protein IRX-1b, whose amino-acid sequence MSFPQLGFPQFLSASHEVYGSERPASAARDGSTEGAVSSSATAAAVGSMLGMYGSPWAAPNYSAFLPYSGAADLALISQMSSQYELKEGPGSHPAASLPVHPAQGFYPYGQYPYGDPSRAKTATRETTSTLKAWLQEHQKNPYPTKGEKIMLAIITRMTLTQVSTWFANARRRLKKENKVTWGRSAEDRDGRIFSSDNEDEHGKTGSDDEEEEEEIDLETVDVERPEEQRAGEPGSGKGQGEAGLSVREQASTESGRTLSTEAGDKLAAERSPSIPECQRAPQSKPKIWSLAETATAPDSGSHKTAPPAAFAQQAALASAGHPALLSGHGIYTCQIGKLHNWANAALINANSILNMRSLLGGAPPGHLPLHGAAPAPAATAAGAGTSDSEDDSDVESSGSFSPKRDDEDSERRPDSLKSPFQLITDRPHHGTTPQRVLTTML is encoded by the exons ATGTCTTTCCCTCAGCTGGGGTTCCCCCAGTTCCTCAGCGCCTCACATGAGGTGTACGGGAGCGAGCGGCCGGCCTCGGCCGCCCGGGACGGAAGCACGGAGGGCGCAGTGAGCTCCTCGGCTACGGCCGCGGCTGTCGGCTCTATGCTGGGGATGTACGGAAGCCCGTGGGCGGCTCCGAACTACAGTGCCTTTCTGCCGTACAGCGGAGCGGCGGACCTCGCCCTCATATCCCAGATG AGCTCCCAGTACGAACTGAAGGAGGGCCCGGGCTCCCACCCAGCGGCCTCGCTGCCCGTCCACCCCGCTCAGGGCTTCTACCCGTACGGCCAGTACCCTTACGGGGACCCGTCCCGGGCCAAGACGGCCACCAGGGAGACCACCAGCACCCTGAAGGCCTGGCTGCAGGAGCACCAGAAGAACCCGTACCCCACCAAGGGGGAGAAGATCATGCTGGCCATCATCACCAGGATGACGCTCACACAG GTCTCCACGTGGTTCGCGAACGCTCGCAGGCGCCTGAAGAAGGAGAACAAGGTGACCTGGGGCCGCAGCGCGGAGGACCGGGACGGCCGCATCTTCAGCAGCGACAACGAGGACGAGCACGGCAAGACCGGCAGCGAcgacgaggaggaagaggaggagatcGATTTGGAAACTGTCGACGTCGAGAGGCCGGAGGAGCAGCGCGCTGGGGAGCCCGGCTCCGGGAAGGGACAGGGGGAAGCGGGCCTCTCCGTCAGGGAGCAGGCCTCCACGGAGAGCGGGAGGACGCTGTCGACGGAGGCCGGGGACAAGCTCGCGGCGGAGCGGTCGCCGAGCATACCGGAGTGCCAGAGGGCGCCGCAGAGCAAACCGAAAATCTGGTCTTTGGCGGAGACCGCCACGGCCCCCGACAGCGGCTCGCACAAAACTGCTCCCCCCGCGGCCTTCGCGCAACAGGCGGCTTTGGCTTCCGCCGGCCACCCGGCCTTGCTGTCGGGTCACGGAATATACACTTGTCAGATCGGCAAGCTGCACAACTGGGCCAACGCGGCTCTGATTAACGCCAACTCTATTCTGAACATGCGGTCGCTGCTGGGCGGCGCGCCGCCCGGACACCTGCCGCTGCACGGAGCGGCGCCGGCGCCCGCAGCCACGGCGGCCGGCGCCGGGACGTCGGACTCGGAGGATGACAGCGACGTGGAGTCATCGGGAAGCTTCAGCCCAAAAAGAGATG ACGAGGACAGCGAGCGCAGACCCGATTCCCTGAAGTCTCCCTTTCAGCTCATCACTGACAG ACCTCACCACGGAACGACGCCACAGCGAGTTCTGACGACGATGTTATGA